A genomic segment from Streptomyces sp. NBC_01233 encodes:
- a CDS encoding MFS transporter, translating into MSAGRGALRRRDFRLLWAGESVSQFGSAATRVLLPLIAVDTLDAGPFTMGVLGAAAWVPWLLFGLPVGAWTDRMRRRPVMIVCNAVSALLMLSLTATVWLGVLTTAQLMLVAVLAGTADVFFRAAYSAYLPTLLPHEELADGNARLQTSESVAEVVAPGAGGALAQAGSAAAGFLADGLSFLVSAALLLRIRTPEGPPGGEKRAAAERSLVEEIRAGVAFLARDPFLRTILLCDAAMNLFLAGAQSLSILFLSRTVGAPGALIGVLIALAGLGGVLGAVVSPRLARRFGTARAVMLCAFCGGPFGLLIPLTTDGVGLLAFLVGEFCLMTGVVAGNVIIVSFRQAYCPPDMLGRVGSTIRFVMYGTIPVGSLLGGALGTLLGERDALWLLYGGNALCALLLLTGPLRAGQDLPTVPEPAREGDEVAP; encoded by the coding sequence GTGAGCGCCGGTCGCGGCGCGCTGCGCCGCCGGGACTTCCGGCTGCTGTGGGCGGGCGAGTCCGTGAGCCAGTTCGGGAGCGCGGCCACCCGGGTGCTGCTGCCGCTGATCGCGGTGGACACACTGGACGCGGGGCCCTTCACCATGGGGGTGCTGGGCGCCGCGGCCTGGGTGCCGTGGCTGCTGTTCGGGCTGCCCGTGGGGGCGTGGACCGACCGGATGCGCCGCCGGCCGGTGATGATCGTGTGCAACGCGGTGTCGGCGCTGCTGATGCTGTCGCTGACCGCGACGGTCTGGCTGGGGGTCCTGACGACCGCTCAACTGATGCTGGTGGCCGTCCTGGCGGGCACCGCCGACGTGTTCTTCCGGGCCGCCTACAGCGCGTACCTGCCGACCCTGCTGCCGCACGAGGAGCTCGCCGACGGCAACGCCCGGCTCCAGACCAGCGAATCGGTCGCGGAGGTCGTCGCACCGGGGGCGGGCGGGGCGCTGGCCCAGGCCGGGAGCGCGGCGGCCGGCTTCCTCGCCGACGGACTGAGCTTCCTGGTCTCGGCGGCGCTGCTGCTGCGGATCCGGACCCCGGAGGGCCCGCCGGGCGGTGAGAAGCGGGCCGCCGCGGAGAGGTCGTTGGTCGAGGAGATCCGCGCGGGCGTGGCCTTCCTCGCCCGGGACCCGTTCCTGCGGACGATCCTGCTGTGCGACGCCGCGATGAACCTGTTCCTGGCCGGAGCGCAGTCCCTGTCGATCCTGTTCCTGAGCCGGACGGTGGGCGCGCCGGGCGCGCTGATCGGTGTCCTGATCGCGCTGGCCGGGCTGGGCGGGGTCCTGGGCGCGGTGGTCTCGCCGCGCCTGGCCCGCCGGTTCGGGACGGCCCGGGCGGTTATGCTGTGCGCCTTCTGCGGGGGCCCGTTCGGGCTGCTGATCCCGCTCACCACGGACGGGGTGGGGCTGCTGGCCTTCCTGGTCGGGGAGTTCTGCCTGATGACCGGGGTGGTCGCCGGAAACGTCATTATCGTGAGCTTCCGGCAGGCGTACTGCCCGCCGGACATGCTGGGCCGGGTCGGCTCCACCATCCGCTTCGTGATGTACGGGACGATCCCCGTCGGCAGCCTCCTCGGCGGCGCCCTCGGCACCCTCCTCGGCGAACGCGACGCCCTGTGGCTCCTCTACGGCGGCAACGCGCTGTGCGCGCTGCTCCTGCTGACGGGCCCGCTCCGCGCCGGGCAGGACCTCCCGACGGTCCCGGAGCCGGCCAGGGAGGGGGACGAGGTCGCCCCGTGA
- a CDS encoding non-ribosomal peptide synthetase: MFPVSFAQRRLWFLNQLGETGAAYNCPLTTRLRGPLDPQALAAALGDLTGRHEVLRTVFPEVDGEPVQQITDWAPELPVVRLGEAELTEALAAEAGHVFDLTAELPLRARLFALGDEEWVLALVIHHIATDGWSWGPLLTDLATAYAARCAGGAPAFEPLPVQYRDYTLWQRELLGAEDDPESLLAEQLAFWTRELAGSPAELALPADRPRPAVASFAGGSVPVELDAELHGRLLELARQHGCTLFMVLQAGLSVLLSRLGAGTDIPIGTVVAGRTDEALDDLVGFFVNTLVLRTDVSGDPAFTELLERVRESDLAAFEHQDVPFEQVVEAVNPERSLARHPLFQVMMTLDSGEGPAFALPGLECAEQSAAWDVAKFDLTVDFQERWDSGGAPAGIGGALEYATDLFDRATAEDLAAALARVLERLAADPAASVGQADPLSAEQRALVLSGWNDTAAPVPAGTLPELFEERAARTPGATALVFRDTALTFAELDARADALAHRLAGHGVGPEHLVSLALPRSADSVVALLAVLKAGAAFVPVDTDYPAERIARLLGTTTTVVTDAATAPGLPDTGAVRVLVDAPGPVPAGAAGPVPGRRILPGSAAYVIHTSGSTGEPKGVVIDHAGLRNLYAFHRAGAIARAEELHGGRRMRMALTAALSFDTSWEGLLWMVAGHELHLIDDDTRRDAAALVRHIARAGIDALDVTPTYAEQLVEEGLLDDPAHRPKVLLLGGEAAGAALWTRVRAADGMLCHNLYGPTECSVDTLWWDAALSEEPLVGRPLANTRAYVLDAGLRPVAPGIPGELYLAGPSLARGYLNRPSLTAGRFVACPFEDGARMYRTGDLVRWDREGRIEYLGRADDQVKIRGFRIEPGEIEACLRACPEVAQAAVLARDGGPAGKRLVAYVVAAAGRSAEPGALRGRLAAQLPDHMVPSAFVVLEAFPMNRNGKLDRAALPAPDFGALLSSRAPRGPREELLAELFAQVLGLPSVGAEDGFFELGGHSLLATRLLSRIRAVLGGDLGIRQLFQHPTVAGLAACLAQGSAAGAAPRPALTAAAERPEAPPLSGAQRRLWFLSRAGQSAGYHCPFALRLRGPLDTSALAAALGDVTDRHEALRTVFPEAAGEPYQRVLPAGGGVPLDLVECGPEGTAGALDALLARPFDLAARPPVRAALLAAGPQEWVLALVVHHIALDGWSWGPLFRDLSEAYASRCAGAAPGFEPLPVQYADYTLWQRELLGAEDDPASPVSRQLAFWTDALAGAPAEPALPYDRPRPAVAGFAGGSVPVGLDAELHGRLLELAREHGCTLFMVVQAALAVTLSRLGAGTDVPIGTPVAGRTDEALDDLVGFFVNTLVLRTDVSGDPTFAELLGRVRETDLAAYEHQDVPFERVVEAVNPERSLARHPLFQVLLQVQDGEDGTLALPGLDVRPEPFRFDVAQFDLTLDVQERRDAEGRPAGISGFLEYAAELFDHATAEDLAAALVRMVRLLAAAPELPVGAADPLTPAARRRVLTEWNDTALPVPDATVPELFAARAARTPDATALVHGAERIGFAALDAWSDRLARRLVRDGAGPERVVAIALPRSPAAVAAILAVLKAGAAFVLVDTGYPAERIAHMLADSAPALLVTDSATAPRLPLAEPARVPLVLTDEAADEDTAAASATGAGPLRRPRPGDAAYVVYTSGSTGRPKGVVVDHAALRNLYAFHRAHTMAEAERTAAGRQLRVALVASLSFDASWDALMWMVAGHELHLIGDAMRRDPAAFARHVADAALDVVDTTPTHAEHLIEEGLLDAPPRLLLIGGEAAGEGLWSRLRATEGMLAYNLYGPTECTVDALWWDTARSERPLIGGPVANTRAYVLDAALSPVVPGVPGELYLAGAGLARGYLRRPGTTAERFVACPFEDGARMYRTGDLVRRDREGRIDYLGRADDQVKIRGFRVEPGEIEAALAAAPGVDRAAVTVREDGPGGAKRLVGYVVPAPGGDGGTGSAVDAADLRAHLAGTLPAHMVPSAFVVLDAFPRTPNDKLDRAALPAPEPGAAGDGRVRRAPHSRREEVLAGLFAEVLGLPADAVGADDGFFDLGGHSLLAARLMARVREALGEELGVQDLFAAPTVAGLAARSGGAVPRGDADPLAPLVTLRTGAPGAPALFCVHPGAGTGWVYRGLLERLDPQRSVHALQSRALSEPGARPGSVAEMAAEYAARIRAVQPHGPYHLLGWSFGAVVAHEVAVTLQQDGEEVAGLTLLDGYPAAPGETAAPAADPLRDLLESLGYPPREECGAAGGGPLTLAELVAAAAEEGPLSVFDGETVAALGEAYVHHDRLAAAHRPGVFRGGVTLAVAAHEPDAPGPRVWEPYVTGPVAHHEVPCAHGEMMAPKPAAEIAALLGEGTVGR; this comes from the coding sequence GTGTTTCCCGTTTCGTTCGCCCAGCGGCGGCTGTGGTTCCTCAACCAGCTCGGCGAGACCGGCGCCGCGTACAACTGCCCGCTCACCACCCGGCTGCGCGGTCCGCTGGACCCGCAGGCGCTGGCCGCGGCCCTCGGCGATCTGACGGGGCGGCACGAGGTCCTGCGGACGGTCTTCCCCGAGGTGGACGGCGAGCCCGTGCAACAGATCACCGACTGGGCGCCGGAGCTGCCCGTCGTCCGCCTCGGCGAGGCGGAGCTCACCGAGGCGCTGGCCGCCGAGGCCGGGCACGTCTTCGACCTCACCGCCGAACTCCCGCTGCGGGCCCGCCTCTTCGCCCTGGGCGACGAGGAGTGGGTGCTGGCGCTGGTGATCCACCACATCGCCACCGACGGCTGGTCCTGGGGGCCGCTCCTGACCGACCTGGCCACCGCCTACGCCGCCCGGTGCGCGGGCGGGGCGCCCGCCTTCGAGCCGCTGCCGGTGCAGTACCGGGACTACACGCTGTGGCAGCGCGAGCTGCTGGGCGCGGAGGACGACCCGGAGAGCCTGCTCGCCGAGCAACTGGCCTTCTGGACGCGGGAACTGGCCGGATCCCCGGCCGAACTGGCCCTGCCCGCCGACCGGCCGCGCCCCGCGGTGGCGAGCTTCGCGGGCGGCTCCGTCCCCGTCGAGCTGGACGCGGAGCTGCACGGACGGCTGCTGGAACTGGCCCGGCAGCACGGCTGCACCCTCTTCATGGTCCTCCAGGCCGGCCTGTCGGTGCTCCTGTCCCGCCTCGGCGCCGGCACGGACATCCCGATCGGGACCGTCGTCGCGGGCCGCACGGACGAGGCGCTGGACGACCTCGTCGGCTTCTTCGTCAACACCCTGGTCCTGCGCACCGACGTCTCCGGCGACCCGGCCTTCACCGAGCTCCTGGAGCGGGTGCGGGAGAGCGACCTCGCCGCCTTCGAGCACCAGGACGTGCCCTTCGAGCAGGTCGTCGAGGCGGTCAACCCCGAGCGGTCCCTCGCCCGCCACCCCCTCTTCCAGGTGATGATGACCCTGGACAGCGGCGAGGGCCCCGCCTTCGCCCTGCCCGGCCTGGAGTGCGCGGAGCAGTCCGCCGCCTGGGACGTCGCCAAGTTCGACCTCACCGTCGACTTCCAGGAGCGGTGGGACTCGGGCGGCGCCCCGGCCGGGATCGGCGGAGCCCTGGAGTACGCGACGGACCTGTTCGACCGGGCCACCGCCGAGGACCTCGCGGCCGCCCTCGCCCGGGTGCTGGAGCGCCTCGCCGCCGACCCCGCCGCCTCGGTCGGGCAGGCCGACCCGCTCTCCGCCGAGCAGCGCGCGCTGGTCCTGTCCGGCTGGAACGACACGGCCGCGCCGGTGCCCGCGGGGACCCTGCCCGAGCTGTTCGAGGAGCGGGCCGCCCGCACCCCCGGCGCGACCGCCCTGGTCTTCCGGGACACCGCGCTGACCTTCGCCGAACTCGACGCCCGCGCCGACGCGCTGGCGCACCGGCTCGCCGGGCACGGGGTCGGCCCGGAGCACCTGGTGTCCCTGGCCCTGCCCCGGTCCGCCGACTCCGTCGTGGCGCTGCTCGCGGTGCTCAAGGCGGGCGCCGCCTTCGTCCCCGTCGACACGGACTACCCGGCCGAGCGGATCGCCCGGCTGCTGGGCACCACGACCACCGTCGTCACCGACGCCGCGACCGCCCCGGGGCTCCCGGACACCGGCGCCGTCCGCGTCCTCGTCGACGCGCCGGGCCCGGTCCCGGCGGGTGCCGCCGGTCCCGTCCCGGGCCGCCGGATCCTGCCCGGCAGCGCCGCGTACGTGATCCACACCTCGGGGTCGACCGGCGAGCCCAAGGGCGTCGTCATCGACCACGCGGGGCTGCGCAACCTGTACGCCTTCCACCGGGCCGGGGCCATCGCCCGCGCGGAGGAGCTGCACGGCGGGCGCCGGATGCGCATGGCGCTGACGGCCGCGCTGTCCTTCGACACGTCGTGGGAGGGGCTGCTGTGGATGGTGGCCGGCCACGAGCTCCACCTCATCGACGACGACACCCGCCGCGACGCGGCCGCGCTGGTCCGGCACATCGCCCGCGCCGGCATCGACGCCCTGGACGTCACCCCGACCTACGCCGAACAGCTCGTCGAGGAGGGCCTGCTGGACGATCCCGCGCACCGGCCCAAGGTGCTGCTGCTCGGCGGCGAGGCGGCGGGCGCGGCCCTGTGGACGCGAGTCCGGGCCGCCGACGGGATGCTCTGCCACAACCTGTACGGGCCCACCGAGTGCAGCGTCGACACCCTGTGGTGGGACGCCGCCCTCAGCGAGGAGCCGCTCGTGGGCCGCCCGCTCGCCAACACCCGGGCGTACGTCCTGGACGCCGGGCTGCGGCCCGTCGCCCCGGGCATCCCGGGCGAGCTGTACCTGGCCGGACCGAGCCTGGCCCGCGGCTACCTGAACCGGCCCTCGCTCACCGCGGGCCGCTTCGTGGCCTGCCCGTTCGAGGACGGGGCCCGCATGTACCGCACGGGCGATCTCGTCCGCTGGGACCGCGAGGGCCGCATCGAGTACCTCGGCCGCGCCGACGACCAGGTCAAGATCCGCGGCTTCCGCATCGAACCCGGCGAGATCGAGGCCTGCCTGCGGGCCTGCCCGGAAGTGGCGCAGGCCGCGGTGCTCGCCCGGGACGGCGGGCCCGCCGGGAAGCGCCTCGTGGCGTACGTGGTGGCGGCCGCGGGCCGCAGCGCCGAGCCGGGCGCGCTGCGCGGGCGGCTCGCCGCACAGCTGCCGGACCACATGGTGCCCTCGGCCTTCGTGGTCCTGGAGGCCTTCCCGATGAACCGGAACGGCAAGCTGGACCGGGCGGCGCTGCCCGCGCCGGACTTCGGCGCGCTGCTCTCCTCCCGCGCCCCGCGCGGGCCCCGCGAGGAGCTGCTGGCGGAGCTGTTCGCGCAGGTGCTGGGGCTGCCGTCGGTGGGCGCCGAGGACGGCTTCTTCGAGCTGGGCGGCCATTCGCTGCTCGCGACCCGGCTGCTCTCGCGGATCCGGGCCGTCCTGGGCGGCGACCTGGGCATCCGCCAGCTGTTCCAGCACCCGACGGTGGCCGGGCTGGCCGCCTGCCTGGCGCAGGGCTCCGCAGCCGGGGCGGCCCCCCGTCCGGCCCTGACCGCGGCGGCGGAGCGGCCCGAGGCCCCGCCGCTGTCGGGCGCCCAGCGCCGGCTGTGGTTCCTGAGCCGGGCGGGCCAGTCCGCGGGCTACCACTGCCCGTTCGCGCTGCGGCTGCGCGGCCCGCTGGACACGTCGGCGCTGGCCGCGGCCCTGGGGGACGTCACCGACCGGCACGAGGCCCTGCGCACGGTGTTCCCAGAGGCGGCGGGCGAGCCGTACCAGCGGGTGCTGCCCGCCGGGGGCGGCGTGCCCCTGGACCTGGTGGAGTGCGGTCCGGAGGGAACCGCCGGGGCCCTCGACGCGCTGCTGGCCCGCCCGTTCGACCTGGCCGCGCGGCCCCCCGTACGGGCGGCGCTGCTCGCGGCCGGGCCGCAGGAGTGGGTGCTGGCCCTGGTGGTGCACCACATCGCGCTCGACGGGTGGTCCTGGGGGCCGCTGTTCCGGGACCTGTCCGAGGCGTACGCCTCCCGGTGCGCGGGCGCCGCGCCCGGTTTCGAACCGCTGCCGGTGCAGTACGCCGACTACACACTGTGGCAGCGGGAGCTGCTCGGCGCGGAGGACGACCCCGCGAGCCCGGTCTCCCGCCAACTCGCCTTCTGGACCGACGCACTGGCCGGTGCGCCCGCCGAGCCGGCCCTGCCCTACGACCGGCCGCGCCCGGCGGTGGCGGGCTTCGCGGGCGGCTCCGTCCCCGTCGGCCTGGACGCCGAGCTGCACGGCCGGCTGCTGGAACTGGCCCGCGAGCACGGCTGCACCCTCTTCATGGTGGTGCAGGCGGCGCTTGCCGTGACCCTGTCCCGGCTCGGCGCGGGGACCGACGTACCGATCGGGACGCCCGTCGCGGGCCGTACGGACGAGGCCCTGGACGACCTCGTCGGCTTCTTCGTCAACACCCTCGTCCTGCGCACCGACGTCTCCGGCGATCCGACCTTCGCCGAACTCCTGGGCCGGGTCCGGGAGACCGACCTCGCGGCGTACGAACACCAGGACGTGCCCTTCGAGCGGGTCGTGGAGGCGGTCAACCCCGAGCGGTCCCTCGCCCGCCACCCCCTCTTCCAGGTGCTGCTCCAAGTGCAGGACGGCGAGGACGGGACGCTCGCGCTGCCCGGCCTCGACGTCCGCCCCGAGCCGTTCCGCTTCGACGTCGCCCAGTTCGACCTGACGCTGGACGTCCAGGAGCGCCGGGACGCCGAGGGCCGCCCCGCCGGGATCTCGGGCTTCCTGGAGTACGCGGCCGAGCTGTTCGACCACGCCACCGCCGAGGACCTCGCCGCGGCCCTGGTACGGATGGTCCGGCTGCTCGCGGCGGCGCCGGAGCTGCCGGTCGGGGCCGCCGACCCGCTGACCCCCGCGGCCCGCCGGCGGGTGCTGACGGAGTGGAACGACACCGCGCTGCCGGTGCCGGACGCCACCGTGCCCGAGCTGTTCGCGGCGCGTGCCGCCCGCACCCCGGACGCGACCGCGCTGGTGCACGGCGCCGAGCGGATCGGCTTCGCCGCCCTCGACGCCTGGTCCGACCGGCTCGCCCGGCGTCTCGTCCGGGACGGGGCGGGTCCGGAGCGGGTGGTGGCCATCGCCCTGCCGCGCTCCCCGGCGGCGGTCGCCGCGATCCTGGCCGTCCTCAAGGCCGGTGCGGCGTTCGTCCTGGTGGACACCGGATACCCGGCCGAACGCATCGCGCACATGCTGGCCGACTCCGCCCCGGCGCTGCTGGTCACGGACTCCGCGACCGCCCCGCGGCTGCCGCTCGCGGAGCCGGCGCGGGTCCCGCTCGTCCTCACCGACGAGGCGGCCGACGAGGACACAGCCGCCGCCTCCGCGACCGGTGCCGGGCCGCTGCGGCGGCCCCGGCCGGGCGACGCCGCGTACGTCGTGTACACCTCGGGGTCCACGGGCCGGCCCAAGGGCGTCGTCGTCGACCACGCGGCGCTGCGCAACCTGTACGCCTTCCACCGCGCCCACACCATGGCCGAGGCGGAACGGACCGCTGCCGGACGGCAGTTGCGGGTGGCGCTGGTGGCCTCGCTGTCCTTCGACGCCTCCTGGGACGCCCTGATGTGGATGGTGGCCGGGCACGAACTCCACCTGATCGGCGACGCCATGCGCCGCGACCCCGCCGCCTTCGCCCGGCACGTCGCCGACGCCGCCCTCGACGTCGTCGACACCACCCCGACGCACGCCGAGCACCTGATCGAGGAGGGCCTGCTCGACGCCCCGCCGCGGCTGCTGCTGATCGGCGGGGAGGCCGCGGGCGAGGGGCTGTGGAGCCGGCTGCGCGCCACGGAGGGGATGCTCGCCTACAACCTGTACGGACCCACCGAGTGCACGGTCGACGCCCTGTGGTGGGACACCGCGCGCAGCGAGCGCCCGCTCATCGGCGGTCCCGTCGCCAACACCCGCGCCTATGTGCTCGACGCGGCGCTGAGCCCGGTGGTGCCGGGGGTGCCCGGCGAGCTGTACCTGGCGGGTGCCGGGCTGGCGCGGGGCTACCTGCGGCGCCCGGGGACGACGGCGGAGCGGTTCGTGGCCTGCCCGTTCGAGGACGGCGCCCGCATGTACCGCACGGGCGACCTCGTCCGCCGGGACCGCGAGGGCCGCATCGACTACCTCGGCCGCGCCGACGACCAGGTCAAGATCCGCGGCTTCCGCGTCGAACCCGGCGAGATCGAGGCCGCGCTCGCGGCGGCGCCCGGGGTGGACCGGGCCGCGGTGACCGTACGGGAGGACGGCCCCGGCGGTGCGAAGCGGCTGGTCGGGTACGTGGTCCCGGCCCCCGGCGGCGACGGCGGTACGGGCTCCGCGGTGGACGCGGCGGACTTGCGCGCCCATCTGGCGGGGACGCTCCCGGCGCACATGGTGCCGTCGGCGTTCGTCGTGCTCGACGCCTTCCCGCGGACCCCGAACGACAAGCTCGACCGGGCCGCGCTGCCCGCGCCGGAGCCCGGCGCGGCCGGGGACGGCCGGGTGCGCCGGGCGCCGCACAGCCGGCGGGAGGAGGTCCTGGCGGGCCTGTTCGCCGAGGTGCTGGGGCTGCCCGCGGACGCCGTCGGCGCCGACGACGGCTTCTTCGACCTGGGCGGCCACTCCCTGCTGGCGGCCCGGCTGATGGCCCGGGTGCGCGAGGCGCTGGGCGAGGAGCTCGGGGTCCAGGACCTGTTCGCCGCGCCCACGGTCGCCGGGCTCGCCGCCCGCTCCGGCGGCGCGGTCCCCCGCGGGGACGCGGACCCGCTGGCGCCGCTGGTCACGCTGCGCACGGGGGCGCCCGGCGCGCCCGCCCTGTTCTGCGTGCACCCGGGCGCGGGCACCGGCTGGGTGTACCGGGGGCTGCTGGAGCGCCTGGACCCGCAGCGGTCCGTGCACGCCCTGCAGTCGCGGGCGCTGAGCGAGCCGGGGGCACGGCCCGGCAGCGTCGCGGAGATGGCCGCGGAGTACGCGGCGCGGATCCGCGCGGTGCAGCCGCACGGCCCGTACCACCTGCTGGGCTGGTCCTTCGGGGCGGTGGTCGCGCACGAGGTGGCCGTGACGCTCCAGCAGGACGGCGAGGAGGTGGCCGGGCTCACCCTGCTGGACGGGTATCCGGCGGCTCCCGGCGAGACGGCGGCCCCGGCCGCGGACCCGCTGCGGGACCTGCTGGAATCGCTCGGCTATCCGCCGCGGGAGGAGTGCGGCGCGGCCGGAGGGGGTCCGCTGACCCTCGCCGAGCTGGTGGCGGCGGCCGCCGAGGAGGGCCCGCTGTCGGTCTTCGACGGGGAGACCGTCGCCGCCCTGGGCGAGGCCTACGTCCACCACGACCGGCTGGCCGCCGCCCACCGTCCGGGGGTGTTCCGGGGCGGGGTGACGCTGGCCGTGGCCGCCCACGAGCCGGACGCGCCCGGGCCGCGGGTGTGGGAGCCGTACGTCACCGGCCCGGTCGCCCACCACGAAGTGCCCTGCGCGCACGGCGAGATGATGGCACCCAAGCCCGCCGCCGAGATCGCCGCGCTGCTGGGCGAGGGCACGGTGGGCCGGTGA